ttgaattgtcaaaaaccagactcaatcattttattttgcttttaccaaGGTATAGCAActataatttttaactttttcgttgtttaacggttatccaacggttaattgacGTAGGTTAAACTATAACCGGGCAACAACGGTTGCACAACCGTTGTGgcaacgttgctacaacgttattttaacgaataagttattttttctgaaatgctacttgggtaCAGTGAaagacatctcaaatgtctcactgtcatttttttcagagaatgtcattgtgaatttgcaatgacacaataaaattctcagaaaaatttgacagtgagacatttgagatgtcgttcactgtaggaaaaattttcctaaatttttttcacaattttccatactttttcctatttttccaattacattttcccaaaataatCCCTGACTAAACCCAGCacaagaacatattttttaacGGAAAATCGGCCCCTTTAACGGAAAATTGCGACGCAGTACCAAAACTTAATTTATTGAGGAATTTTGATTACTGTGTCGATGAGGCCCCATTGTCCCTCTTGAAATCTCTGTTCTTGTGCTtgcttggttcagtgctatgcCAAAAAAGCCAAATCGTCAAATCAACCACTGCTGCATGGCTTTactacactgacaaaaaaggaGTTGAAAGTCTTACATGTTGTACGTAAATTTGTCTCCAGGTATGTTATCTGCTAAAGCTGTATTTGTATGGAGCATCTGTCGCATCTATTTTAGGTTACCTGAAGACACATTTACCTGGAAGTCAGTGTATGTCATGCTAAAAACAATACAGAAATTCTAATGAACGTTTGCCTCTCCATAGATATAAAAGGGTATTTTAGCTAAGGTGGTATGCTGTGCTGAGCTGACCCATGTGTCGCTTGTATTATAATGAATGTTCCATAAATACTCCCACATACCGTTTCTGTACAAGTTCGGTCCGACATTTGATGGAATTCGGATCAATGTTCATAAGTTGACCAAGAGTGAGGTGATATTGGGTATCAAATTTGGTGAAAAAATTAGAAGGATTCTCCTTACAGCGTTTTGTGATTCTGAAGCGGAGTGTCTTTTCATTCCAACAGGTGTAAAAACTcgaaaaaacaacattttccgtGATAATCGTTTATTATTCGGGGAATTGTCcataaaatttcttcattttcttaatTGGCTTTGTAGGAACACAGTTGCTGTCTAAATTAAATTGGTTCTTAGATAGAACTTTCAACGCAGAGGTATACGTCCTCGATAATAATAATGGGTTGAGGCTTTAAAATTTGGCTTTCTAAAAAGTTGCTAAATTTTGTCTCAAATGTTGTTAGATCTGGATAGATGATAATAATCTTCGTACCATTCTCACCTATTTCTCTAGATTAATGACGGAGAAACGTTTATCGAAAGTACAAAGTATCGTCAAGAGTTGTTTCAGATATCAATATTTGTTGGTGTATTTGCAAGATAACACGTGAAATTGTATAAGTCTAACTTATTAAGTCATTATCTTTCGAAAGCGCTGCTGGTTGTTCAAATCGTGCAGAAAATCAGTCTTTGTAGATTGATGATTTTGCCTTGTTGGCCAGCATCAAGCAGCAATGAAAAGTTCCAAAGGTCAGTGTTTTCCTGGCCTAGCGTTCTCAAAGATACGTTTAAGACAATTGCATTGTATTTCCACTGTTTCATCTGTAAGGCGAACCAACACAATACACATGCATACAATAGTTGTGTCGGTCGGTATACAAAATTTTCCCTTACGTGAGAGAAATTTCCCGTTATTCTGATGAGGAAAAAAAGTCTTTATTCTTTGAGGATGATGacttaaaaaaatcatctcaAGTGGAACCTACGTAATGTTCCACCTCCGAGTCGTTGTTGGTCAGTACAGTGCGGGCCAACTTTGATAGTAAAACAACGATTTACACTTAAAGggttaacatttattttgcaatGTGTTTAGACAATTTGAACTGGGAGATGGAAGCAGACAACGATTTGTCCGATTTGATTGGTAACGAAAGTGGTAACCGTGGTTGGAACCTGTAGAAAAAATGGTTATTCGTCTGTCGTTTGTAAAGCAAAAAGCTGTCATTTTTACCGGTGGGAAAATTTCGGACACAGTGTATCGGTATGAGAATGTGAAGTCCTGACCTACAACGGTGGGGCATGTTAATTGATCACAACCATTGCCTTCCATAATAGTCCATGGTTGACCAAGAATTGTAGCATTTACAATGTATGGTAGACTGGTGGCAGCAGCAGCTGGATAATAAATGGCAATTAGTTTTATTCGAACAAGAAAAACGAAAGTTGAGAAAACGCACTTGCTGTTGATATAAATTCAATGTCATAAGTGTTTCCTCGAACGAATGGGCATGGTGTTGTGGTGCATGGGCCAGCTCTAATCGAACGAATAATTGCCGTGCTTCCtgtgttttattattttcgttttattttatttatttttaagaataaagtaaaaaaaaataaacttacCGCAATCGGTCCAACCAGTTACTTGAGCATAGCTCACTGCTGCGATTGCAAGGACACCTAGAGCAATAATTTGCTTGTACATGTTGGCAATttagaattaaattaataactGAACGACGTATCGTTGAGGCTACtgtttaaataatattttttatctgCCATCCACTTGGTCCACTTGATTTACGTTATATAACAATTGATTGGTTTATCTCAAAAACCTATTGCTCTGCTGTAGTTATTTATAGTAAagataaatcaaatttgattaaaaatgccTCCTAATCGTGGAAAGATAATGCTGTTGTTGTGTTCCTGCTCGTTGTTGATGCGATGTCAAATAACCAATCTTCAAGCATTCATCGACAAGGGTTTGTTTATGAGTACTCAGTATTGTTAAACGTTTAGAGCGTAATATCCTAATTTAAAACAAGTTGCAGATACATGACGGATTCGCTGTGCTTTTTAAATTTAGCATTGTCCCCTGATGACTTTGAACTCAAAATAAAGATTAACTCAAGTGACATATAATAGATTTCATAATGCCCTGGTACAAGTGAACTTATCGCTTATCCCGAAACTTTGAACCTATTGCCAAAAGCTCGACGTTAAATGTAAAGAGTTGAAGTTCTTCAGAAAGTTGTCTAATATGCATCAATATCGTTTACATCATCTACATAAATAGGTTTGCACCTGACTTATGATTCCTCAATTGGAAGCCggcaagagaaaaaaattcttcagagaaaattattattaaataaaaattgagctATGTAAAGAAAGTTACACTACTTCTGCCATTGTAATGGTTTTTATTGATAATATCATAATAGAGAAGTGCCACGGCTTAAATACGACGAACaagtattttctttatttttaccgaaaattcatgatcattttacatgtgatgagtatttacatattttataaTTCGTAAACTTCATTTAGCTGATTGTTGGATGGGCGTGTTCCAAGAATGCTGGTAGCATTCGCCTGTTGTATGGCTAGAGAAattttgttacacaaaaaatgtttggcgCGAATATCACCCGATTCTTCAATAAGCATATTGCCAAGTTTGTGAAAGAATTGTTTCGTCTCTTTACACCATGGTCCTAAAGTTTCGAAAGCTAGACCAGCTAGAAGAAAATTGGAAGCCTTGATCTTGAACAAGTTATTCGCCGAAAATAAGCTTCGCAAATGCAAGATTGAAGTCATAGCAAAATTTATATCTGCGAAAAGtgaag
This region of Bradysia coprophila strain Holo2 chromosome IV, BU_Bcop_v1, whole genome shotgun sequence genomic DNA includes:
- the LOC119086059 gene encoding uncharacterized protein LOC119086059, which gives rise to MYKQIIALGVLAIAAVSYAQVTGWTDCGSTAIIRSIRAGPCTTTPCPFVRGNTYDIEFISTATAAATSLPYIVNATILGQPWTIMEGNGCDQLTCPTVVGQDFTFSYRYTVSEIFPPVPTTVTTFVTNQIGQIVVCFHLPVQIV